The following proteins are encoded in a genomic region of Takifugu flavidus isolate HTHZ2018 chromosome 3, ASM371156v2, whole genome shotgun sequence:
- the LOC130522666 gene encoding R3H domain-containing protein 1-like isoform X8, which yields MRMSDPVDTEMMKVCEAADDKVSSPKHNVATKSEVTDPSQSSNDVHSSSSSSSSSSSKRDVQDVFPLQPFEKDDQPVPDQSEKDDACDKLEKTEKTPRKMLSRDSSQDYTDSTGIDLHEFLVNTLKGNPRDRTMLLKLEQEILDFISNNETQKRKFPPMTSYHRMLLHRVAAYFGMDHNVDPSGKSVVINKTTNTRIPDQKFSEHIKDDRSDEFQKRYILKRDNSSFDREDSMIRMRLKADKRSKSMEEREEEYQRARERIFAHDGDHFMLDRSARDEDACMSTKERRQMFRLRASRSGASRQSSSETETLPRHGDPRPWSSTDSSDSSNQLALRPAITKASSFSSISPCLVRGDSTASSKSTGRLSKTGSESCSSVGSSSSSLSRPQLALPVSGSSWSNISSAHLIHPAADTRGSAPPEMIKSVPSQPPSAADTTNYFVLPLDASGIPPGSILVSPHTGKPFIHPDGSSVVYGPATVAPAAARNLQPGKNPQQPIPALTQQQPSHHFHSQPICPPLQLSSEPVHNKMVSCPLPPPFPPSQFLPICPNQQYTVPDALNTQFSHMTLGQQQPTESVTPAPDTRHYPTIYHHSPSSMVLQGAAPPPHQQQVAGYLVAGPPGGHQGALQGQPVTLQSPGPNHVYPSSTPGPASFQGSTLNQQLLQQHTYIQQPIQQMSTCYCSSAHHPHCPSQQQQQQQHYRPPVNSLSYNCPQNQNLSHHQVHQAVMPNPGSSYQTIVGMQPTPNLTVTGNQQSNMGNQMQGMMVQYPPVQSYQQVSVPQQTYQQPVLVSCQPGQGAVAVAGVQPCYGLLPSNQHTTMSSTVSFLPAQMMEFPQAMSPCVSHQHPSQQYAGLLPPTPNSGMVMLQMTASPCQQPRAPSPSQRKQPNHKHPGSDLQRTRRPVEFPPPSDITQSSLPMSPALTPFPGQPPSIKGLAPGFSSIPIMAHHHHSPLPTAFYHSGQGEAHYSLLGQPLQYKPSIRPPLIHTAHVVAKHQGPLAVWHSGQGRKANRKPLSSDLSVAVSSQTLEVTDPL from the exons GATGTATTCCCCCTTCAACCCTTTGAAAAGGACGATCAACCAGTGCCGGACCAGTCAGAGAAAGATGACGCCTGTGATAAGCtggaaaaaactgaaaaaacgCCAAGAAAAATGCTGTCAAGAG ATTCAAGTCAAGACTACACAGATTCCACTGGCATCGATCTCCACGAGTTCCTCGTTAACACATTAAAAGGCAACCCCAG ggACCGAACCATGCTGCTGAAGTTGGAGCAGGAGATCTTGGATTTCATCAGCAATAATGA GACCCAGAAGAGAAAGTTCCCACCTATGACATCTTATCACAGGATGCTGTTACATCGAGTTGCAGCCTACTTTGGAATGGATCACAATGTGGACCCTAGTGGGAAATCAGTGGTGATCAACAAAACCACCAACACTAGAAT CCCCGATCAGAAATTCTCCGAGCACATCAAGGACGACAGGTCGGACGAATTTCAGAAACGCTACATTCTGAAACGAGACAACTCCAGCTTTGATCGTGAAGACAGCATg ATCCGAATGCGTTTGAAAGCTGACAAGAGAAGCAAATCgatggaagagagggaggaggagtaCCAGAGAGCCAGAGAAAGGATATTTGCACATGAT GGAGATCACTTCATGCTTGATAGAAG cgccCGAGATGAAGACGCATGCATGAGCACCAAAGAGAGGAGACAAATGTTCAG GTTGAGGGCTAGCCGGTCGGGTGCCAGCCGGCAGAGCAGCTCTGAGACGGAAACGCTGCCACGGCACGGAGATCCTCGTCCGTGGAGCAGCACCGACAGCTCAGACAGCTCTAACCAGCTCGCCCTGCGGCCTGCCATCACTAAggccagcagcttcagcagcatttcCCCCTGTCTAGTCCGGGGGGACAGCACGGCCAGCAGCAAGAGCACAGGGAGGCTCTCCAAGACAG gatCTGAATCATGCAGTAGCGTTGGCTCATCATCCAGCTCACTATCCCGTCCCCAGCTGGCTCTCCCAGTGTCAGGCTCATCCTGGTCCAACATATCTAGCGCACACTTAATCCATCCGGCTGCAGACACAAGGGGTTCTGCGCCCCCCGAGATGATCAAGAGTGTTCCCTCACAGCCACCAtctgctgcagacacaacaaaCTATTTTGTGTTGCCACTGGACGCCTCAGGGATACCGCCTGGCAGCATTCTGGTCAGCCCACACACAG GCAAGCCTTTTATTCATCCTGATGGCAGCTCTGTAGTTTACGGCCCGGCCACCGTCGCTCCCGCTGCTGCTAGGAACCTACAGCCGGGTAAAAACCCCCAGCAGCCAATCCCTGCCCTAACACAGCAACAGCCATCCCATCACTTCCACTCACAG ccaatctgtcctcctctccagtTGTCCTCTGAGCCTGTCCACAACAAAATggtctcctgtcctcttcctcccccttttcctccttctcagTTCCTGCCTATCTGTCCTAACCAACAGTACACTGTG CCTGATGCCCTCAACACCCAGTTTAGTCACATGACtctggggcagcagcagccaactGAGAGTGTAACCCCTGCTCCCGACACCCGCCACTATCCCACTATTTACCATCACTCCCCTTCCTCCATGGTGCTGCagggagctgctcctcctccacatcaaCAGCAGGTGGCAGGCTATTTGGTGGCAGGGccaccaggaggacaccaaggTGCCCTGCAGGGTCAGCCTGTCACACTCCAGTCCCCAGGCCCAAATCATGTCTATCCTAGCTCCACCCCCGGCCCTGCTTCTTTTCAAGGGTCGACACTAAACCAACAGCTGCTACAGCAACATACTTACATCCAACAGCCCATCCAACAG ATGTCCACATGTTACTGCTCCTCCGCACACCACCCCCACTgccccagccagcagcagcagcagcagcagcattacagACCCCCCGTGAACTCTTTGTCCTATAACTGTCCTCAGAACCAAAACCTGTCCCACCATCAAG TCCACCAAGCTGTGATGCCAAACCCAGGATCCAGCTACCAGACCATTGTAGGCATGCAGCCAACCCCCAACCTCACTGTCACCGGCAACCAGCAAAGCAATATGGGCAACCAGATGCAAGGCATGATGGTCCAGTACCCGCCAGTGCAGTCCTATCAG CAGGTTTCTGTACCACAACAGACGTACCAGCAGCCAGTCTTGGTGTCCTGTCAGCCAGGACAGGGAGCAGTGGCTGTTGCTGGGGTGCAGCCCTGCTATGGTCTTCTTCCCTCCAACCAGCACACCACCATGAG TTCGACAGTAAGTTTCCTGCCAGCCCAAATGATGGAGTTTCCTCAAGCCATGTCTCCTTGTGTTTCCCATCAGCACCCAAGCCAGCAGTATGCAG GGTTGTTACCCCCCACTCCCAATAGTGGGATGGTGATGCTACAAATGACAGCATCCCCCTGTCAGCAGCCGCGAGCCCCCTCCCCTAGTCAGCGAAAACAACCCAACCACAAACACCCAGGCAGCGATCTCCAGCGCACCCGCAGACCTGTCGAGTTCCCCCCGCCTTCAGACATCACCCAG AGCAGCTTGCCTATGTCTCCGGCACTCACCCCTTTTCCAGGCCAGCCACCCAGCATCAAGGGCCTGGCACCGGgcttctcctccatccccaTCATGGCCCATCACCACCACTCGCCTCTACCAACAGCCTTCTACCACAGTGGACAAG GTGAAGCCCATTACTCTCTCCTGGGTCAACCTCTGCAGTACAAACCTTCCATCAGACCTCCATTGATCCACACTGCTCATGTGGTGGCCAAGCACCAG GGTCCTCTGGCGGTTTGGCACAGTGGTCAGGGAAGGAAGGCTAACAGAAAACCTCTTTCCTCAGATCTCAGCGTAG
- the LOC130522666 gene encoding R3H domain-containing protein 1-like isoform X10 — MRMSDPVDTEMMKVCEAADDKVSSPKHNVATKSEVTDPSQSSNDVHSSSSSSSSSSSKRDVQDVFPLQPFEKDDQPVPDQSEKDDACDKLEKTEKTPRKMLSRDSSQDYTDSTGIDLHEFLVNTLKGNPRDRTMLLKLEQEILDFISNNETQKRKFPPMTSYHRMLLHRVAAYFGMDHNVDPSGKSVVINKTTNTRIPDQKFSEHIKDDRSDEFQKRYILKRDNSSFDREDSMIRMRLKADKRSKSMEEREEEYQRARERIFAHDGDHFMLDRSARDEDACMSTKERRQMFRLRASRSGASRQSSSETETLPRHGDPRPWSSTDSSDSSNQLALRPAITKASSFSSISPCLVRGDSTASSKSTGRLSKTGSESCSSVGSSSSSLSRPQLALPVSGSSWSNISSAHLIHPAADTRGSAPPEMIKSVPSQPPSAADTTNYFVLPLDASGIPPGSILVSPHTGKPFIHPDGSSVVYGPATVAPAAARNLQPGKNPQQPIPALTQQQPSHHFHSQPDALNTQFSHMTLGQQQPTESVTPAPDTRHYPTIYHHSPSSMVLQGAAPPPHQQQVAGYLVAGPPGGHQGALQGQPVTLQSPGPNHVYPSSTPGPASFQGSTLNQQLLQQHTYIQQPIQQMSTCYCSSAHHPHCPSQQQQQQQHYRPPVNSLSYNCPQNQNLSHHQVHQAVMPNPGSSYQTIVGMQPTPNLTVTGNQQSNMGNQMQGMMVQYPPVQSYQQVSVPQQTYQQPVLVSCQPGQGAVAVAGVQPCYGLLPSNQHTTMSSTVSFLPAQMMEFPQAMSPCVSHQHPSQQYAGLLPPTPNSGMVMLQMTASPCQQPRAPSPSQRKQPNHKHPGSDLQRTRRPVEFPPPSDITQSSLPMSPALTPFPGQPPSIKGLAPGFSSIPIMAHHHHSPLPTAFYHSGQGEAHYSLLGQPLQYKPSIRPPLIHTAHVVAKHQGPLAVWHSGQGRKANRKPLSSDLSVAVSSQTLEVTDPL; from the exons GATGTATTCCCCCTTCAACCCTTTGAAAAGGACGATCAACCAGTGCCGGACCAGTCAGAGAAAGATGACGCCTGTGATAAGCtggaaaaaactgaaaaaacgCCAAGAAAAATGCTGTCAAGAG ATTCAAGTCAAGACTACACAGATTCCACTGGCATCGATCTCCACGAGTTCCTCGTTAACACATTAAAAGGCAACCCCAG ggACCGAACCATGCTGCTGAAGTTGGAGCAGGAGATCTTGGATTTCATCAGCAATAATGA GACCCAGAAGAGAAAGTTCCCACCTATGACATCTTATCACAGGATGCTGTTACATCGAGTTGCAGCCTACTTTGGAATGGATCACAATGTGGACCCTAGTGGGAAATCAGTGGTGATCAACAAAACCACCAACACTAGAAT CCCCGATCAGAAATTCTCCGAGCACATCAAGGACGACAGGTCGGACGAATTTCAGAAACGCTACATTCTGAAACGAGACAACTCCAGCTTTGATCGTGAAGACAGCATg ATCCGAATGCGTTTGAAAGCTGACAAGAGAAGCAAATCgatggaagagagggaggaggagtaCCAGAGAGCCAGAGAAAGGATATTTGCACATGAT GGAGATCACTTCATGCTTGATAGAAG cgccCGAGATGAAGACGCATGCATGAGCACCAAAGAGAGGAGACAAATGTTCAG GTTGAGGGCTAGCCGGTCGGGTGCCAGCCGGCAGAGCAGCTCTGAGACGGAAACGCTGCCACGGCACGGAGATCCTCGTCCGTGGAGCAGCACCGACAGCTCAGACAGCTCTAACCAGCTCGCCCTGCGGCCTGCCATCACTAAggccagcagcttcagcagcatttcCCCCTGTCTAGTCCGGGGGGACAGCACGGCCAGCAGCAAGAGCACAGGGAGGCTCTCCAAGACAG gatCTGAATCATGCAGTAGCGTTGGCTCATCATCCAGCTCACTATCCCGTCCCCAGCTGGCTCTCCCAGTGTCAGGCTCATCCTGGTCCAACATATCTAGCGCACACTTAATCCATCCGGCTGCAGACACAAGGGGTTCTGCGCCCCCCGAGATGATCAAGAGTGTTCCCTCACAGCCACCAtctgctgcagacacaacaaaCTATTTTGTGTTGCCACTGGACGCCTCAGGGATACCGCCTGGCAGCATTCTGGTCAGCCCACACACAG GCAAGCCTTTTATTCATCCTGATGGCAGCTCTGTAGTTTACGGCCCGGCCACCGTCGCTCCCGCTGCTGCTAGGAACCTACAGCCGGGTAAAAACCCCCAGCAGCCAATCCCTGCCCTAACACAGCAACAGCCATCCCATCACTTCCACTCACAG CCTGATGCCCTCAACACCCAGTTTAGTCACATGACtctggggcagcagcagccaactGAGAGTGTAACCCCTGCTCCCGACACCCGCCACTATCCCACTATTTACCATCACTCCCCTTCCTCCATGGTGCTGCagggagctgctcctcctccacatcaaCAGCAGGTGGCAGGCTATTTGGTGGCAGGGccaccaggaggacaccaaggTGCCCTGCAGGGTCAGCCTGTCACACTCCAGTCCCCAGGCCCAAATCATGTCTATCCTAGCTCCACCCCCGGCCCTGCTTCTTTTCAAGGGTCGACACTAAACCAACAGCTGCTACAGCAACATACTTACATCCAACAGCCCATCCAACAG ATGTCCACATGTTACTGCTCCTCCGCACACCACCCCCACTgccccagccagcagcagcagcagcagcagcattacagACCCCCCGTGAACTCTTTGTCCTATAACTGTCCTCAGAACCAAAACCTGTCCCACCATCAAG TCCACCAAGCTGTGATGCCAAACCCAGGATCCAGCTACCAGACCATTGTAGGCATGCAGCCAACCCCCAACCTCACTGTCACCGGCAACCAGCAAAGCAATATGGGCAACCAGATGCAAGGCATGATGGTCCAGTACCCGCCAGTGCAGTCCTATCAG CAGGTTTCTGTACCACAACAGACGTACCAGCAGCCAGTCTTGGTGTCCTGTCAGCCAGGACAGGGAGCAGTGGCTGTTGCTGGGGTGCAGCCCTGCTATGGTCTTCTTCCCTCCAACCAGCACACCACCATGAG TTCGACAGTAAGTTTCCTGCCAGCCCAAATGATGGAGTTTCCTCAAGCCATGTCTCCTTGTGTTTCCCATCAGCACCCAAGCCAGCAGTATGCAG GGTTGTTACCCCCCACTCCCAATAGTGGGATGGTGATGCTACAAATGACAGCATCCCCCTGTCAGCAGCCGCGAGCCCCCTCCCCTAGTCAGCGAAAACAACCCAACCACAAACACCCAGGCAGCGATCTCCAGCGCACCCGCAGACCTGTCGAGTTCCCCCCGCCTTCAGACATCACCCAG AGCAGCTTGCCTATGTCTCCGGCACTCACCCCTTTTCCAGGCCAGCCACCCAGCATCAAGGGCCTGGCACCGGgcttctcctccatccccaTCATGGCCCATCACCACCACTCGCCTCTACCAACAGCCTTCTACCACAGTGGACAAG GTGAAGCCCATTACTCTCTCCTGGGTCAACCTCTGCAGTACAAACCTTCCATCAGACCTCCATTGATCCACACTGCTCATGTGGTGGCCAAGCACCAG GGTCCTCTGGCGGTTTGGCACAGTGGTCAGGGAAGGAAGGCTAACAGAAAACCTCTTTCCTCAGATCTCAGCGTAG
- the LOC130522666 gene encoding R3H domain-containing protein 1-like isoform X6 — MRMSDPVDTEMMKVCEAADDKVSSPKHNVATKSEVTDPSQSSNDVHSSSSSSSSSSSKRDVQPVKYSKDVFPLQPFEKDDQPVPDQSEKDDACDKLEKTEKTPRKMLSRDSSQDYTDSTGIDLHEFLVNTLKGNPRDRTMLLKLEQEILDFISNNETQKRKFPPMTSYHRMLLHRVAAYFGMDHNVDPSGKSVVINKTTNTRIPDQKFSEHIKDDRSDEFQKRYILKRDNSSFDREDSMIRMRLKADKRSKSMEEREEEYQRARERIFAHDGDHFMLDRSARDEDACMSTKERRQMFRLRASRSGASRQSSSETETLPRHGDPRPWSSTDSSDSSNQLALRPAITKASSFSSISPCLVRGDSTASSKSTGRLSKTGSESCSSVGSSSSSLSRPQLALPVSGSSWSNISSAHLIHPAADTRGSAPPEMIKSVPSQPPSAADTTNYFVLPLDASGIPPGSILVSPHTGKPFIHPDGSSVVYGPATVAPAAARNLQPGKNPQQPIPALTQQQPSHHFHSQPICPPLQLSSEPVHNKMVSCPLPPPFPPSQFLPICPNQQYTVPDALNTQFSHMTLGQQQPTESVTPAPDTRHYPTIYHHSPSSMVLQGAAPPPHQQQVAGYLVAGPPGGHQGALQGQPVTLQSPGPNHVYPSSTPGPASFQGSTLNQQLLQQHTYIQQPIQQMSTCYCSSAHHPHCPSQQQQQQQHYRPPVNSLSYNCPQNQNLSHHQVHQAVMPNPGSSYQTIVGMQPTPNLTVTGNQQSNMGNQMQGMMVQYPPVQSYQQVSVPQQTYQQPVLVSCQPGQGAVAVAGVQPCYGLLPSNQHTTMSSTVSFLPAQMMEFPQAMSPCVSHQHPSQQYAGLLPPTPNSGMVMLQMTASPCQQPRAPSPSQRKQPNHKHPGSDLQRTRRPVEFPPPSDITQSSLPMSPALTPFPGQPPSIKGLAPGFSSIPIMAHHHHSPLPTAFYHSGQGEAHYSLLGQPLQYKPSIRPPLIHTAHVVAKHQGPLAVWHSGQGRKANRKPLSSDLSVAVSSQTLEVTDPL, encoded by the exons GATGTATTCCCCCTTCAACCCTTTGAAAAGGACGATCAACCAGTGCCGGACCAGTCAGAGAAAGATGACGCCTGTGATAAGCtggaaaaaactgaaaaaacgCCAAGAAAAATGCTGTCAAGAG ATTCAAGTCAAGACTACACAGATTCCACTGGCATCGATCTCCACGAGTTCCTCGTTAACACATTAAAAGGCAACCCCAG ggACCGAACCATGCTGCTGAAGTTGGAGCAGGAGATCTTGGATTTCATCAGCAATAATGA GACCCAGAAGAGAAAGTTCCCACCTATGACATCTTATCACAGGATGCTGTTACATCGAGTTGCAGCCTACTTTGGAATGGATCACAATGTGGACCCTAGTGGGAAATCAGTGGTGATCAACAAAACCACCAACACTAGAAT CCCCGATCAGAAATTCTCCGAGCACATCAAGGACGACAGGTCGGACGAATTTCAGAAACGCTACATTCTGAAACGAGACAACTCCAGCTTTGATCGTGAAGACAGCATg ATCCGAATGCGTTTGAAAGCTGACAAGAGAAGCAAATCgatggaagagagggaggaggagtaCCAGAGAGCCAGAGAAAGGATATTTGCACATGAT GGAGATCACTTCATGCTTGATAGAAG cgccCGAGATGAAGACGCATGCATGAGCACCAAAGAGAGGAGACAAATGTTCAG GTTGAGGGCTAGCCGGTCGGGTGCCAGCCGGCAGAGCAGCTCTGAGACGGAAACGCTGCCACGGCACGGAGATCCTCGTCCGTGGAGCAGCACCGACAGCTCAGACAGCTCTAACCAGCTCGCCCTGCGGCCTGCCATCACTAAggccagcagcttcagcagcatttcCCCCTGTCTAGTCCGGGGGGACAGCACGGCCAGCAGCAAGAGCACAGGGAGGCTCTCCAAGACAG gatCTGAATCATGCAGTAGCGTTGGCTCATCATCCAGCTCACTATCCCGTCCCCAGCTGGCTCTCCCAGTGTCAGGCTCATCCTGGTCCAACATATCTAGCGCACACTTAATCCATCCGGCTGCAGACACAAGGGGTTCTGCGCCCCCCGAGATGATCAAGAGTGTTCCCTCACAGCCACCAtctgctgcagacacaacaaaCTATTTTGTGTTGCCACTGGACGCCTCAGGGATACCGCCTGGCAGCATTCTGGTCAGCCCACACACAG GCAAGCCTTTTATTCATCCTGATGGCAGCTCTGTAGTTTACGGCCCGGCCACCGTCGCTCCCGCTGCTGCTAGGAACCTACAGCCGGGTAAAAACCCCCAGCAGCCAATCCCTGCCCTAACACAGCAACAGCCATCCCATCACTTCCACTCACAG ccaatctgtcctcctctccagtTGTCCTCTGAGCCTGTCCACAACAAAATggtctcctgtcctcttcctcccccttttcctccttctcagTTCCTGCCTATCTGTCCTAACCAACAGTACACTGTG CCTGATGCCCTCAACACCCAGTTTAGTCACATGACtctggggcagcagcagccaactGAGAGTGTAACCCCTGCTCCCGACACCCGCCACTATCCCACTATTTACCATCACTCCCCTTCCTCCATGGTGCTGCagggagctgctcctcctccacatcaaCAGCAGGTGGCAGGCTATTTGGTGGCAGGGccaccaggaggacaccaaggTGCCCTGCAGGGTCAGCCTGTCACACTCCAGTCCCCAGGCCCAAATCATGTCTATCCTAGCTCCACCCCCGGCCCTGCTTCTTTTCAAGGGTCGACACTAAACCAACAGCTGCTACAGCAACATACTTACATCCAACAGCCCATCCAACAG ATGTCCACATGTTACTGCTCCTCCGCACACCACCCCCACTgccccagccagcagcagcagcagcagcagcattacagACCCCCCGTGAACTCTTTGTCCTATAACTGTCCTCAGAACCAAAACCTGTCCCACCATCAAG TCCACCAAGCTGTGATGCCAAACCCAGGATCCAGCTACCAGACCATTGTAGGCATGCAGCCAACCCCCAACCTCACTGTCACCGGCAACCAGCAAAGCAATATGGGCAACCAGATGCAAGGCATGATGGTCCAGTACCCGCCAGTGCAGTCCTATCAG CAGGTTTCTGTACCACAACAGACGTACCAGCAGCCAGTCTTGGTGTCCTGTCAGCCAGGACAGGGAGCAGTGGCTGTTGCTGGGGTGCAGCCCTGCTATGGTCTTCTTCCCTCCAACCAGCACACCACCATGAG TTCGACAGTAAGTTTCCTGCCAGCCCAAATGATGGAGTTTCCTCAAGCCATGTCTCCTTGTGTTTCCCATCAGCACCCAAGCCAGCAGTATGCAG GGTTGTTACCCCCCACTCCCAATAGTGGGATGGTGATGCTACAAATGACAGCATCCCCCTGTCAGCAGCCGCGAGCCCCCTCCCCTAGTCAGCGAAAACAACCCAACCACAAACACCCAGGCAGCGATCTCCAGCGCACCCGCAGACCTGTCGAGTTCCCCCCGCCTTCAGACATCACCCAG AGCAGCTTGCCTATGTCTCCGGCACTCACCCCTTTTCCAGGCCAGCCACCCAGCATCAAGGGCCTGGCACCGGgcttctcctccatccccaTCATGGCCCATCACCACCACTCGCCTCTACCAACAGCCTTCTACCACAGTGGACAAG GTGAAGCCCATTACTCTCTCCTGGGTCAACCTCTGCAGTACAAACCTTCCATCAGACCTCCATTGATCCACACTGCTCATGTGGTGGCCAAGCACCAG GGTCCTCTGGCGGTTTGGCACAGTGGTCAGGGAAGGAAGGCTAACAGAAAACCTCTTTCCTCAGATCTCAGCGTAG